A single window of Candidatus Binatus sp. DNA harbors:
- a CDS encoding helix-turn-helix transcriptional regulator: MIGRRRRELNLTQDAVATRIKTSTPYVGHLESSRRHPSDKIVTRLAEVLGLDSRKLFFLANPETEALISAQPERAEGSVSAWDQFRKNEQLQRIHNVSNGELELLSQVTRLGEIHSPRDLIYILNAVRHALGR; encoded by the coding sequence GTGATAGGCCGCAGGCGAAGAGAGCTGAATCTCACCCAGGACGCTGTCGCGACGCGAATCAAGACTTCGACCCCATATGTGGGGCACTTGGAATCGAGCAGGCGGCACCCGTCCGACAAGATTGTCACGAGGCTAGCGGAAGTGCTCGGCCTCGACAGCCGCAAACTGTTCTTTCTCGCCAACCCGGAGACGGAGGCTTTAATCTCTGCTCAACCGGAGCGGGCAGAAGGTTCGGTTTCGGCCTGGGACCAGTTCCGAAAGAACGAACAACTTCAACGCATCCACAACGTCTCGAACGGCGAGCTGGAGCTGTTGTCGCAAGTGACACGTCTCGGGGAAATTCATTCGCCTCGCGATCTGATCTATATTCTGAACGCGGTTCGTCACGCACTCGGAAGATAG